In Mycobacterium gallinarum, a single window of DNA contains:
- a CDS encoding arginase family protein, giving the protein MADIELIGVPFDGYGRPGNQARAAEVLHNAGLTDAFDHHHVTTHDLVLPEPDRGRGASTGLINETALLAMTDALNIRVGEAVLAGRFPVVYGGDCSSLFGVVTGLRDHVGDVGLVFVDGHEDTMPLDVSEDGEAANTEIGLLLGLTGRLLAGGLGDRLPALRPEQLIVLGPRDDAWRRRFNVGTLADSGVWLAPLAEVADDPAGAGRAAMAELAAHVDRWWLHIDLDVLDPLEFPAQGLPDVADEPGGLTWDQLTDLVVSLFGSRAHCVGASLAIYDPDQDHDRTDAANIVQFVRNALARTTLSP; this is encoded by the coding sequence ATGGCCGACATCGAATTGATCGGGGTGCCCTTCGATGGCTACGGCCGTCCCGGGAACCAGGCGAGGGCCGCCGAGGTGCTGCACAACGCCGGGCTGACCGATGCCTTCGACCATCACCACGTCACGACCCATGACCTGGTGTTGCCCGAGCCGGATCGAGGACGCGGCGCGTCGACCGGATTGATCAACGAAACCGCGCTGCTCGCCATGACCGACGCGCTGAACATCCGTGTCGGCGAGGCGGTCCTGGCAGGTCGGTTCCCTGTCGTATACGGCGGCGATTGTTCGTCGCTCTTCGGCGTCGTGACCGGTCTGCGTGATCATGTCGGCGATGTCGGACTGGTATTCGTCGATGGCCATGAGGACACCATGCCGCTCGACGTATCGGAGGACGGGGAGGCGGCCAACACCGAGATCGGCCTGCTGCTGGGTCTGACCGGTCGGCTGCTCGCCGGCGGCCTTGGCGATCGACTGCCGGCACTGCGGCCCGAACAACTGATCGTGCTCGGACCCCGGGACGATGCGTGGAGGCGGCGATTCAATGTCGGCACACTCGCGGACAGCGGCGTGTGGCTTGCCCCGCTCGCGGAGGTCGCCGATGACCCGGCGGGTGCGGGACGCGCCGCGATGGCAGAACTCGCCGCTCACGTCGACAGGTGGTGGCTGCACATCGATCTGGACGTGCTCGATCCGCTCGAGTTTCCCGCGCAGGGTTTACCCGATGTCGCGGACGAACCCGGCGGGCTTACCTGGGATCAGCTCACCGATCTGGTTGTTTCGCTGTTCGGCTCGCGGGCGCACTGCGTGGGCGCCAGTTTGGCAATCTACGACCCCGATCAGGACCACGACCGAACCGATGCGGCGAACATTGTTCAGTTCGTTCGAAACGCATTGGCTCGCACGACATTAAGCCCCTAG
- a CDS encoding thiamine pyrophosphate-dependent enzyme, whose product MAEPIDDYFTATISAMAAAQRRPADDEPIRAGSALSARACLALFDVALGSRHLDLAARYLRSRGKGYYTIGSSGHESNCAVAAALRPTDPALLHYRSGAFYLARAALVESRDALRDVLLGCVAATDEPIAGGRHKVFGRYDLHIIPQTSTIASHLPRAVGVAFSIARAKKLGVSCAWPDDAVTVCSFGDASVNHSTAVGAINTALHSAYQGVPMPLLFVCEDNGIGISVQTPSGWIERTYGGRDDLAYFAADGSDLAATFDAATAAAEWVRNRRRPAFLHLRTVRLMGHAGSDYEPAYRRPEEITADYARDPVLCIAKLLIDTGVLTPAETLDRYEAKRANVIELADQISELAQLDSAHAVMEPLRTASDAIRDAVPASLVASVKSGETDAQITVATAINRALHDILDRYPEAMIFGEDVARKGGVYGVTRGLLAATSSARVFDTLLDEQAILGLALGAGVSGLLPIPEIQYLAYFHNAADQIRGEAATLQFFSNRQYRNPMVVRIAAYGYQKGFGGHFHNDNSIAAMRDIPGVVIASPARPDDAAAMLHTCAAAAAQAGAVCLFLEPIALYHTRDLHEDSDDGWLARYPESGVAVGRARTYGEGRDLTMLTFGNGLRMSLRVARRLASVGIDARVVDLRWLAPLPVDDMLREADATGRVLIVDETRETGGVGEGVLATLGKHGFAGRLDRVASNDSFIPLGDAALHVLLSEDTIEAAAIKLARS is encoded by the coding sequence GTGGCAGAACCCATCGATGACTACTTCACCGCGACGATCTCGGCGATGGCCGCGGCGCAGCGGCGACCTGCGGATGACGAACCCATCCGGGCCGGTTCGGCGCTGTCGGCGCGCGCGTGCCTGGCGCTGTTCGACGTCGCGCTGGGCAGCCGCCATCTCGACTTGGCCGCGCGCTATTTGAGGTCGCGGGGCAAGGGCTACTACACCATCGGTTCATCCGGCCACGAGAGCAACTGCGCGGTGGCCGCCGCGCTTCGGCCAACCGATCCTGCGCTGCTGCACTATCGATCCGGCGCTTTCTATCTCGCTCGTGCCGCTCTGGTCGAAAGTCGTGACGCGCTGCGCGATGTGCTGCTCGGCTGTGTCGCGGCCACCGATGAGCCGATCGCAGGCGGGCGGCACAAGGTGTTCGGCCGTTACGACCTGCACATCATTCCGCAGACGTCGACCATCGCCTCGCATCTTCCGCGCGCGGTCGGCGTGGCGTTCTCGATCGCGCGGGCCAAGAAGCTCGGGGTGTCGTGCGCGTGGCCCGACGACGCGGTCACGGTGTGCAGCTTCGGCGACGCGTCGGTGAACCACTCGACCGCTGTCGGGGCGATCAACACGGCACTGCACTCGGCGTATCAAGGTGTGCCGATGCCGTTGCTGTTCGTCTGCGAGGACAACGGAATCGGCATCAGCGTGCAGACACCGTCCGGCTGGATCGAGCGGACATACGGCGGGCGTGACGATTTGGCGTACTTCGCAGCAGACGGCTCGGATCTCGCGGCGACCTTCGACGCGGCGACCGCGGCCGCCGAGTGGGTACGGAACCGGCGGCGACCGGCATTCCTGCACCTGCGTACGGTGCGGTTGATGGGTCACGCCGGCTCCGATTACGAGCCGGCATATCGGCGTCCCGAGGAGATCACCGCGGACTACGCCCGGGACCCGGTGCTGTGTATCGCGAAACTGTTGATCGACACCGGCGTGTTGACACCTGCGGAGACGCTCGACCGTTACGAAGCCAAGCGCGCCAACGTCATCGAACTCGCCGACCAGATCAGCGAGCTGGCGCAGCTCGACAGTGCGCATGCGGTAATGGAGCCGCTGCGCACCGCGAGCGACGCCATCCGGGACGCCGTCCCCGCATCGCTGGTCGCCTCGGTCAAGTCCGGCGAGACAGATGCGCAGATCACGGTGGCGACGGCGATCAACCGTGCGCTGCACGACATCCTGGACCGCTACCCGGAGGCGATGATCTTCGGCGAGGACGTCGCCCGGAAGGGCGGGGTGTACGGCGTCACACGCGGACTGCTGGCGGCGACCAGTTCGGCCCGCGTATTCGACACGCTGCTCGACGAGCAGGCCATCCTTGGTCTCGCGCTCGGGGCGGGCGTCTCGGGTCTGCTGCCGATTCCCGAAATCCAGTACCTCGCTTACTTTCACAACGCCGCCGATCAGATTCGCGGGGAGGCGGCGACTTTGCAGTTCTTCTCCAATCGCCAGTACCGCAATCCGATGGTTGTGCGGATCGCCGCGTACGGCTACCAGAAGGGTTTCGGCGGGCACTTTCACAACGACAACTCGATCGCCGCGATGCGTGACATCCCGGGTGTCGTCATCGCGTCGCCCGCGCGTCCGGATGACGCCGCGGCGATGTTGCACACATGTGCTGCGGCGGCGGCCCAAGCAGGCGCGGTGTGCCTGTTCCTCGAGCCCATCGCGCTGTATCACACGCGAGATCTCCACGAGGACAGCGACGACGGCTGGCTTGCGCGTTACCCGGAGTCCGGCGTGGCGGTCGGTCGGGCACGGACGTACGGCGAGGGTAGGGATCTGACGATGCTCACCTTCGGCAACGGACTGCGGATGAGCCTGCGGGTTGCGCGCAGGCTCGCGTCGGTCGGTATCGACGCGCGTGTCGTCGACCTGAGATGGTTGGCGCCGCTGCCTGTGGATGACATGCTGCGCGAGGCCGACGCCACCGGGCGAGTGTTGATCGTGGACGAAACCCGCGAGACCGGAGGGGTTGGCGAGGGTGTGCTGGCCACGTTGGGGAAGCACGGTTTCGCGGGCCGGCTCGACCGCGTCGCCAGCAACGACAGCTTCATCCCCCTCGGCGATGCGGCGCTGCACGTCCTGCTGTCGGAGGACACCATCGAGGCAGCCGCGATCAAACTCGCGCGCTCCTGA
- a CDS encoding CoA transferase, translating to MSSDPIRPLAGVRIVEISSFVAVPLAGMTLAQLGAEVIRVDPIGGAADYRRWPLTDDGESIYWAGLNKGKRSVAADMRSADGQELVQRLIADSGVLITNVAGRQWHSYETLTGLRPDLIHVEVSGRADGGTGVDYTVNAAIGFPMVTGPADLATPVNHVLPAWDVTCGIYTALAVVSALRHRDATGQGQRISIPLENVALATAGNLGFFTEVMINGTARQRIGNSVYGQYGQDFTSADGASFMIVALTGRHFRDLTELTGTTKAVAALAESLGTDFSDEGQRYQHRGALFGLFNEWFSQHSAQEVADALSATSVLWDRYQTFDEAARGERVTANPMFTQLDQPRIGEYLAPGLPMAIGGVYPAAAVAPALGDDTAAVLGEWLGMSAEDIARLTDAGTVE from the coding sequence GTGAGTTCGGACCCCATCCGGCCGCTGGCCGGCGTGCGCATCGTCGAGATCTCCAGTTTTGTCGCGGTGCCGTTGGCTGGGATGACGCTGGCCCAACTGGGCGCCGAGGTGATCCGCGTCGATCCGATCGGGGGAGCGGCGGACTACCGGCGCTGGCCGCTCACCGACGACGGCGAGAGCATCTACTGGGCGGGTCTCAACAAGGGCAAGCGTTCGGTGGCCGCCGATATGCGTTCGGCCGACGGGCAGGAGCTGGTGCAACGGCTGATCGCGGACAGCGGCGTGCTGATCACCAATGTCGCTGGGCGGCAGTGGCATTCCTATGAGACCCTGACGGGGCTGCGGCCTGACCTGATCCATGTCGAGGTGTCAGGGCGCGCGGACGGTGGCACGGGCGTCGATTACACCGTCAACGCCGCGATCGGATTTCCGATGGTGACCGGCCCCGCCGACCTCGCCACTCCGGTCAACCACGTCCTGCCGGCGTGGGACGTCACCTGCGGGATCTACACCGCGTTAGCCGTCGTCAGCGCGCTGCGGCACCGTGACGCGACCGGTCAGGGGCAGCGGATCAGCATTCCGCTGGAGAACGTCGCGCTGGCGACGGCGGGCAACCTGGGGTTCTTCACCGAAGTCATGATCAACGGCACCGCGCGCCAGCGGATCGGGAATTCGGTGTACGGCCAGTACGGTCAGGACTTCACGAGCGCCGACGGCGCGTCGTTCATGATCGTCGCCCTGACCGGCAGGCACTTCCGCGATCTGACCGAGCTGACCGGGACGACGAAAGCCGTTGCCGCGCTGGCAGAATCATTGGGAACCGATTTCAGCGACGAGGGACAGCGGTACCAACACCGCGGCGCGCTATTCGGGCTCTTCAACGAATGGTTTTCCCAGCACAGCGCGCAGGAGGTCGCCGACGCCCTGTCGGCGACGTCCGTGTTGTGGGACCGGTACCAAACATTCGACGAAGCGGCGCGCGGCGAGCGGGTGACCGCGAATCCGATGTTCACCCAGCTCGACCAGCCTCGCATCGGCGAATACCTGGCGCCGGGGTTGCCGATGGCGATCGGCGGGGTCTACCCGGCCGCGGCCGTCGCCCCGGCGCTCGGTGACGACACCGCGGCGGTGCTCGGGGAGTGGTTGGGAATGAGCGCGGAAGACATCGCGCGCCTGACGGATGCGGGGACGGTGGAGTGA
- a CDS encoding acyl-CoA thioesterase translates to MSALLGLFDLKQGDSDDTWVGPASGPEGKRSYGGQFMAQSLAAAWRTVDTDRSPTNMHLQFLRGGEAGDPVEYTVTRVFDGRTAAARRVDARQNGRLLTTATVSFAIELPGPEHGTQSSMPHDPDSLAQGGPAGPAPSMPLDELDIRISDEGTGEDFVRRFWWRTTAALPDDPAVHTLVGVFVTDVYMIDPALQVHGHSMKARTHRSGTTDSSIWFHRSVRADEWNLLETRSPAAARGRGVVTGSLIRADGVIAATLAQEGLIAERD, encoded by the coding sequence GTGAGCGCGCTGCTGGGGTTGTTCGATCTGAAGCAGGGCGACAGCGACGACACCTGGGTCGGCCCGGCCAGCGGTCCGGAGGGAAAGCGTTCCTACGGCGGCCAGTTCATGGCACAGAGCCTCGCCGCCGCCTGGCGAACCGTCGACACCGACCGGTCGCCGACCAACATGCATTTGCAGTTCCTGCGCGGCGGCGAAGCCGGCGATCCCGTCGAGTACACCGTGACAAGGGTTTTCGACGGACGGACCGCAGCCGCGCGTCGTGTCGACGCCCGACAGAACGGTCGGCTGTTGACGACGGCCACGGTGTCGTTCGCCATCGAGTTGCCCGGTCCCGAACACGGCACTCAGTCCTCGATGCCGCACGACCCCGACTCTCTCGCCCAGGGCGGTCCTGCGGGGCCGGCGCCGTCGATGCCGTTGGACGAACTCGACATCAGGATCTCCGATGAGGGCACCGGTGAAGATTTCGTGCGCCGATTCTGGTGGCGGACAACGGCCGCGCTGCCCGACGACCCAGCGGTCCATACCTTGGTCGGCGTGTTCGTCACCGACGTGTACATGATCGATCCGGCACTGCAGGTGCACGGACATTCCATGAAAGCGCGTACGCATCGCAGCGGCACCACCGACTCGTCGATCTGGTTCCACCGATCGGTACGCGCCGACGAGTGGAACCTATTGGAGACACGCTCGCCCGCCGCCGCGCGGGGACGCGGCGTCGTGACCGGCAGCCTGATCCGCGCCGATGGGGTTATCGCGGCGACGCTGGCCCAGGAAGGCCTTATCGCCGAACGGGATTGA
- a CDS encoding HNH endonuclease signature motif containing protein: MYVRVMLATPVQVAMAALRSAHESLACCDLDMLTHRELLDLLDGLETLTCQLPTQWHRALARLQTETTPKELGAKNWKDVLRIRWRISATDANRRLAEAEVLGPRRALTGQPLAPVLAATAAAQAAGQITGEHVDKIRDAMGRLPGFVDAATREEIEQDLVRIAVGVGPYELGRAATTMLFLLDQDGPEPEDTERQRKRGLICGPQGRDGMVSIKGDLTPEAWAVLEPIFAKWGAPGMCNPDDDTPCISGTPSQEQIDTDHRTLAQRQHDALLALGRNALESGELGQHNGLPTSIIIRTTLQDLESRAGVGTTGGGTLMPITDVIRLAAHAHHWLAVFDKSTGQALDLFRARRTASPAQRIMLIARDGGCTKPCCAVPAYGAQVHHALQDWADGGNTNINEMTLACGPDNRLVDKNNGWTTTINDHGDAEWHPPPGLDTGQTRINYHHRPELLLKPPDKDDGNNERGP; the protein is encoded by the coding sequence ATGTATGTTCGAGTCATGTTGGCGACCCCGGTTCAGGTGGCGATGGCCGCGCTGCGGTCCGCCCACGAATCGCTGGCCTGCTGCGACCTGGACATGCTCACCCACCGCGAACTGCTCGACCTGCTCGATGGCCTGGAGACGCTGACCTGCCAACTACCTACGCAGTGGCACCGCGCGCTGGCCCGACTACAGACCGAAACGACGCCCAAGGAGTTGGGCGCCAAGAACTGGAAAGACGTACTGCGGATCCGGTGGCGGATCTCAGCGACCGACGCCAACCGCCGCCTGGCCGAAGCCGAAGTACTCGGGCCACGGCGCGCGTTGACCGGTCAACCGTTGGCGCCGGTGCTGGCCGCGACCGCCGCCGCCCAAGCCGCCGGGCAGATCACCGGTGAACATGTGGACAAGATCCGCGACGCCATGGGACGCCTTCCCGGGTTCGTGGATGCCGCCACACGTGAGGAGATCGAACAAGACTTGGTGCGTATCGCGGTCGGTGTCGGACCCTACGAGCTGGGCAGGGCCGCCACCACCATGCTGTTCCTCTTGGATCAGGACGGCCCGGAACCCGAGGACACCGAACGACAGCGCAAACGCGGTCTCATTTGTGGCCCGCAGGGCCGTGACGGCATGGTCTCCATCAAAGGCGACCTGACGCCGGAAGCCTGGGCAGTGCTCGAACCCATCTTCGCCAAATGGGGCGCACCGGGCATGTGCAACCCCGACGACGACACCCCGTGCATCAGCGGCACCCCCTCACAGGAGCAGATCGATACCGATCACCGCACCCTGGCCCAACGCCAACACGACGCCCTGCTCGCCCTGGGCCGCAACGCGTTGGAATCCGGCGAGTTGGGTCAGCACAACGGGCTACCGACCTCGATCATCATCCGCACCACCCTCCAAGACCTCGAGTCCCGCGCCGGGGTGGGCACCACCGGCGGCGGCACCCTCATGCCGATCACAGATGTGATCCGCCTGGCCGCCCACGCCCACCACTGGCTGGCGGTGTTCGACAAATCCACCGGACAAGCCTTGGACCTGTTCCGCGCGCGACGCACCGCCTCCCCCGCGCAGCGGATCATGCTGATCGCCCGGGACGGGGGCTGCACCAAACCGTGCTGCGCGGTGCCGGCCTACGGCGCCCAGGTGCATCACGCCCTGCAGGATTGGGCCGACGGCGGCAACACCAACATCAACGAGATGACCCTGGCCTGTGGACCCGACAACCGCCTCGTCGACAAGAACAACGGCTGGACCACCACCATCAACGACCACGGCGACGCCGAATGGCACCCACCACCAGGCCTCGACACCGGCCAAACCCGCATCAACTACCACCACCGCCCCGAACTACTCCTGAAACCACCAGACAAAGACGACGGCAACAACGAACGCGGGCCATAG
- a CDS encoding AMP-binding protein yields MRSLIEHLRGHGERVAVLTDAAQLTYVELADRVSEAAQALDGPRRLVLLETRNDISTLVHYLGALAANHVVLPVAERRDHTAIKETYRPDIVIDDSGVHVHHHDERQMHDDLALLMSTSGSTGSPKLVRLSHTNLVANASVVAEYLGIRETDRAATTLPMSYCYGLSVIHSHLLAGAGLILTDRSVVDEEFWRLFRRHRGTSFAGVPYTFELLESVGFDARDLPELRYVTQAGGRMPPERVRRFAELAQDAGFELFVMYGATEATARMSYLPPELALSRPNTIGRPIRGGSFSIEPLDGWADDAVGELVYRGPNVMMGYAHGPTDLELGKTVETLRTGDIARLCPDGLYEVVGRNSRFVKMYGLRIDLGQIETALRARGIQSFCASDDDALVVAVTGKHDDREVQRAAAEAAGVPAGAVRAVTVEELPLLPSGKPDYETVRRLSRTTDQRQATDLHGLFADVLQVDAATLDPDASFVDLGGNSLSYVTMTVRLERAIGQLPSNWQNMSLRQLESISKPARRRWLATLETSVALRAAAIVLIVGSHAELFELWGGAHILLGVAGYNFGRFCLTPVPRNDRVRHLGNTIAWIAVPSMLWVVVALLLTDHYTWTNLLLANKFLGPHDSMTAGRLWFVEVLVWTLVVLTLVFWLPLIDRLERRLPFTIAAVFLVIGLALRYDILGMNLGRDAWFTMLAFWFFAIGWAAAKATTTWHRVAVSVALVVSLHGYFDTTLRDVMVMTGLLLLIWVPTIRCPSALTVAVGVLAEASLYTYLVHYQVYALFDGHPALGVLASLAVGVLLTYVVTVLRRWLRGRFSSLRSDTSTRTNAFTQI; encoded by the coding sequence GTGAGGTCGCTCATCGAGCATCTGCGAGGGCACGGCGAGCGTGTCGCGGTTCTCACCGATGCCGCGCAACTGACCTACGTCGAGCTCGCGGACCGGGTCTCCGAGGCCGCCCAGGCTTTGGACGGCCCGCGCCGCCTCGTGCTTCTCGAAACGCGCAACGACATCTCGACGCTGGTCCACTATCTCGGCGCCCTGGCGGCCAACCACGTCGTACTACCCGTCGCTGAGCGACGCGACCACACCGCGATCAAAGAGACCTACCGGCCCGACATCGTCATCGACGACAGCGGAGTCCACGTCCACCATCACGACGAACGCCAGATGCACGACGACCTCGCGCTGCTGATGTCGACGTCGGGCAGCACCGGCTCCCCGAAACTCGTGCGACTCTCGCACACGAATCTCGTCGCCAACGCCTCGGTCGTCGCCGAGTATCTGGGTATCCGCGAAACCGACCGGGCCGCAACCACACTGCCGATGTCATATTGCTATGGACTGTCCGTGATCCACAGCCATCTGCTCGCGGGCGCCGGCCTGATACTGACCGACCGCTCCGTGGTCGACGAGGAGTTCTGGCGGCTGTTTCGCCGGCACCGCGGAACGTCGTTCGCGGGCGTGCCGTACACGTTCGAACTGCTCGAAAGCGTGGGCTTCGACGCCAGGGACCTACCCGAGCTGCGGTACGTCACCCAGGCCGGCGGAAGAATGCCACCCGAGCGGGTCCGCAGATTCGCCGAACTCGCTCAGGATGCAGGTTTCGAGCTGTTCGTGATGTACGGAGCCACCGAGGCGACGGCCCGGATGTCCTATCTACCACCGGAACTCGCGTTGTCCCGGCCGAATACGATCGGCCGCCCGATCCGCGGCGGATCGTTCTCCATCGAACCACTGGACGGCTGGGCCGACGACGCCGTCGGCGAGCTGGTCTACCGCGGCCCCAATGTGATGATGGGTTACGCGCACGGACCCACCGACCTGGAGCTCGGCAAGACGGTCGAGACGCTACGCACCGGCGACATCGCCCGACTCTGCCCCGACGGGCTGTACGAGGTCGTCGGCCGCAATAGCCGATTCGTGAAAATGTATGGCCTGCGTATCGATCTGGGACAGATCGAGACCGCGCTCCGCGCACGGGGAATTCAGTCGTTCTGCGCCAGCGATGACGACGCCCTTGTGGTCGCCGTCACCGGCAAGCACGACGATCGCGAGGTCCAGCGAGCGGCGGCCGAGGCGGCCGGTGTGCCCGCGGGTGCCGTGCGTGCCGTCACCGTCGAGGAACTGCCCCTGTTGCCCTCGGGCAAGCCCGATTACGAGACCGTGCGCCGGTTGAGTCGCACGACCGACCAGCGGCAAGCCACGGATTTGCACGGGTTGTTCGCAGATGTATTGCAGGTGGACGCCGCGACGCTCGACCCGGACGCCAGCTTTGTCGACCTGGGCGGCAACTCGCTGTCCTACGTCACGATGACGGTGCGGCTCGAGCGGGCGATCGGCCAGCTGCCGTCGAATTGGCAGAACATGTCGCTCCGGCAGCTCGAAAGTATCTCGAAACCGGCGCGACGCAGATGGCTGGCGACTCTGGAAACCAGCGTCGCGCTCCGCGCCGCCGCGATCGTGCTCATCGTGGGATCTCACGCGGAATTGTTCGAGCTGTGGGGTGGGGCGCACATTCTGCTGGGTGTCGCCGGATACAACTTCGGCCGCTTCTGTCTGACCCCGGTACCACGCAACGATCGGGTGCGACATCTCGGCAACACGATCGCGTGGATCGCGGTGCCTTCGATGTTGTGGGTCGTGGTCGCGCTGCTGCTGACCGACCACTACACGTGGACAAATCTATTGCTGGCCAACAAGTTCCTCGGTCCGCACGACAGTATGACCGCAGGCCGATTGTGGTTCGTCGAAGTGCTGGTGTGGACGCTCGTCGTGCTGACCTTGGTGTTTTGGTTGCCACTCATTGATCGCCTGGAACGCCGCCTACCGTTCACGATCGCCGCCGTGTTCCTCGTCATCGGATTGGCGCTGCGGTACGACATCCTCGGGATGAACCTCGGACGCGACGCGTGGTTCACCATGCTGGCGTTCTGGTTCTTCGCGATCGGCTGGGCGGCGGCGAAGGCGACGACGACGTGGCACCGCGTCGCGGTGTCGGTCGCACTTGTCGTCAGCCTGCATGGCTATTTCGACACCACCCTGCGCGATGTGATGGTGATGACCGGTCTGCTCCTGCTCATCTGGGTGCCGACGATCCGCTGTCCATCCGCGCTCACGGTGGCAGTCGGGGTGCTGGCCGAGGCGTCGCTGTACACCTACCTGGTCCACTACCAGGTCTACGCGTTGTTCGACGGCCACCCCGCACTCGGCGTGCTCGCCTCGCTGGCCGTCGGCGTCTTGCTCACCTACGTCGTGACGGTGTTGCGTCGCTGGCTGCGTGGCCGGTTCAGTTCGCTGCGCTCGGATACGTCGACCCGAACCAACGCTTTCACACAAATCTGA
- a CDS encoding ABC transporter ATP-binding protein, with the protein MVDIRGLAKSFNDHVVLDHIDLQLEKGSTTAVVGASGCGKTTLLRLIAGFETPGEGTITIDGRQVASANRAVAPHRRRIGYVAQDGALFPHLTVGQNIAYGIRGEGRAKVRSRISELLETVSLNPSFADRRPDQLSGGQQQRVALARALARQPVLMLLDEPFSALDTGLRASTRKVVASLLADAGITSLLVTHDQEEALSIADQVAVMRDGRFTQVGSPQSVYRQPGDRFTAEFLGDSITLPCVVAAGFADCAIGRVAVRADDGPGTLLLRPEQLVAKVVSDSGELDGVGRVLAVEFLGHDVLLTIDPAGDVEPIIVRQNSLEPPSIDAKVRIEVVGNGVVFT; encoded by the coding sequence ATGGTCGATATTCGGGGACTCGCGAAGTCCTTCAACGACCATGTCGTGCTCGACCACATCGACCTGCAGCTCGAGAAGGGCAGCACCACTGCGGTTGTCGGCGCTTCGGGCTGCGGAAAGACGACGCTGCTACGGCTCATCGCCGGCTTCGAGACACCCGGCGAGGGAACGATAACGATCGACGGCCGCCAGGTCGCGAGCGCCAACCGCGCGGTGGCACCGCACCGGCGCCGTATCGGATATGTCGCACAGGACGGGGCGCTTTTCCCCCACCTGACCGTCGGCCAGAACATCGCCTACGGGATCCGCGGCGAGGGTCGCGCCAAGGTGCGTAGCCGTATCAGCGAGCTTCTCGAAACCGTTTCGCTCAACCCGTCATTCGCCGACCGCCGCCCGGACCAGCTCTCGGGCGGACAGCAGCAGCGCGTCGCGTTGGCCCGGGCACTGGCCCGACAGCCGGTATTGATGCTGCTCGACGAGCCCTTCAGCGCCCTGGACACCGGACTGCGCGCGTCCACCAGGAAGGTGGTCGCGAGCCTGCTCGCCGATGCGGGCATCACGTCGCTGCTGGTGACCCACGACCAGGAGGAGGCGCTGTCGATCGCCGACCAGGTCGCGGTGATGCGCGACGGGCGGTTCACCCAGGTCGGCTCGCCGCAGTCGGTGTACCGGCAACCCGGTGATCGCTTCACAGCCGAATTCCTCGGCGACAGCATCACGCTGCCATGCGTCGTCGCGGCCGGGTTCGCCGACTGCGCCATCGGACGGGTCGCCGTGCGCGCGGACGACGGGCCGGGCACGTTGTTGCTGCGACCCGAACAGCTTGTGGCGAAGGTCGTTTCGGACAGCGGTGAGCTGGACGGCGTCGGCAGGGTGCTGGCCGTCGAGTTCCTCGGCCACGACGTCCTGCTGACCATCGATCCCGCGGGCGACGTCGAGCCGATCATCGTGCGCCAGAACAGCCTCGAGCCCCCATCGATCGACGCGAAGGTGCGCATCGAGGTGGTGGGCAACGGAGTCGTGTTCACGTGA